One genomic region from bacterium encodes:
- a CDS encoding lytic transglycosylase domain-containing protein, whose protein sequence is MSTGENQGGKNVKRRITSKIFLYGLLVAICLTATGVSIKYYTLSQLQDTKIGELERVLHELRGAMNVDTVRQYSIQKVIAIIDRFNPRMESSLKYEIANTIYEMSVKYPNLDIDLICATITHESGRTWNPEVISHAGAMGLMQVMPATGMYVAAYEGVNWSSPEDVLYNPIQNIRIGCRYLSSLITDYDLDGGLAAYNGGERRAAMWIKANREDGILWDETQKYIPSVKKLYTEYRQMTM, encoded by the coding sequence ATGTCAACAGGAGAAAATCAGGGAGGAAAGAACGTCAAACGTCGCATCACTTCCAAAATCTTCCTGTATGGTCTCTTGGTTGCGATCTGCCTTACTGCGACGGGCGTGAGCATCAAGTACTACACGCTCTCGCAACTGCAAGACACCAAGATCGGCGAGCTTGAGCGCGTGCTGCATGAGTTGCGCGGCGCGATGAATGTTGACACCGTCAGGCAGTACAGCATTCAGAAAGTCATCGCCATCATCGACCGCTTCAACCCGCGGATGGAATCCAGCCTGAAGTACGAGATCGCCAACACGATCTACGAAATGAGCGTGAAGTATCCCAACCTGGACATCGACCTCATTTGCGCCACCATCACGCACGAAAGCGGCCGCACCTGGAACCCGGAAGTCATCTCGCACGCCGGGGCCATGGGCTTGATGCAGGTCATGCCGGCCACCGGCATGTACGTCGCCGCTTATGAAGGCGTCAATTGGTCCAGCCCGGAAGACGTGCTCTACAACCCGATCCAGAATATTCGCATTGGCTGCCGCTATCTGTCTTCACTGATCACGGACTACGACCTGGACGGTGGACTGGCGGCTTACAACGGCGGCGAGCGCCGCGCGGCCATGTGGATCAAGGCCAACCGCGAAGATGGCATCCTGTGGGACGAAACTCAGAAGTACATCCCCTCCGTCAAGAAACTCTACACCGAATACCGGCAAATGACGATGTAG
- a CDS encoding radical SAM protein — MRITEIFHSIQGESTYSGLPCVFVRTTGCNLRCVWCDTAYAFYGGQEMRLEEILAQVRGYHCKLVELTGGEPMLQKETPELARRLLQEGFTVLIETGGSLDLSPLDTRVIKIMDLKCPGSGEADRNYWPNLAILQPHDQIKFVIKDRRDYDWAVGVIRMHRLEERFPLLFSPVFNVMDYRQLAEWLLADRVNARFQLQLHKYIWPPDMRGV, encoded by the coding sequence ATGCGAATCACTGAAATCTTCCATTCGATTCAAGGCGAATCCACCTACAGCGGACTGCCGTGTGTGTTCGTGCGCACCACCGGCTGCAATCTGCGCTGCGTCTGGTGCGATACCGCCTACGCTTTCTATGGCGGCCAGGAAATGCGCCTCGAGGAAATCCTGGCGCAGGTGCGAGGCTACCATTGCAAACTCGTGGAGCTGACCGGTGGAGAACCCATGCTGCAAAAGGAAACGCCGGAATTGGCCCGGCGGCTGTTGCAGGAAGGCTTCACCGTCTTGATCGAAACCGGCGGCAGTTTGGACTTGTCTCCGCTCGACACGCGGGTCATCAAAATCATGGACCTCAAATGCCCGGGCAGCGGCGAGGCCGATCGCAACTATTGGCCGAACCTCGCCATCCTGCAGCCGCACGACCAGATCAAGTTCGTCATCAAGGATCGCCGGGATTATGACTGGGCGGTGGGGGTCATTCGCATGCATCGCCTGGAGGAGAGATTTCCGCTGCTGTTTTCTCCCGTGTTCAACGTGATGGATTATCGCCAGCTTGCCGAATGGCTGCTGGCCGACCGCGTCAATGCGCGCTTTCAGCTTCAGTTACACAAGTATATCTGGCCGCCGGACATGCGCGGGGTGTGA